One genomic window of Canis lupus baileyi chromosome 24, mCanLup2.hap1, whole genome shotgun sequence includes the following:
- the GPR35 gene encoding G-protein coupled receptor 35 isoform X2 — translation MSANGTCARPHPTWVENVDRTYTGALLVLGLLLNGLALWVLCCRMRPWTETRVYMVNLAAADLCLLCALPFFLHSLKDTTDTVSCQLSQGIYLANRYLSISLITAIAVDRYVAVRHPLCARGLRSPRQAAAVCAALWVLVGSSLVLRWALGVQEGGFCFRNPARQSAGTTLFSLLGFYPPLAVLGFCSLQVVAALAERPASGPHQAQATRRATRMVWANLAVFVLCFLPFHVVLTVYAAAGRPTPALCYALYVTGKLSDANCCLDAIGYYFVAKEFQEATLLASVPVAKAHRTQDSLSVTLA, via the coding sequence ATGAGCGCTAACGGCACCTGCGCCCGCCCGCACCCGACCTGGGTGGAGAACGTGGACAGGACGTACACGGGCGCGCTGCTGGTGCTGGGGCTGCTGCTCAACGGCCTGGCGCTCTGGGTGCTCTGCTGCCGGATGCGGCCCTGGACGGAGACCCGCGTCTACATGGTCAACCTGGCGGCGGCCGACCTGTGCCTGCTGTGCGCCCTGCCCTTCTTCCTGCACTCCCTCAAGGACACCACGGACACGGTGTCCTGCCAGCTGTCCCAGGGCATCTACCTGGCCAACAGGTACCTGAGCATCAGCCTCATCACCGCCATCGCCGTGGACCGCTACGTGGCCGTGCGGCACCCGCTGTGCGCCCGAGGGCTCCGCTCCCCGCGCCAGGCCGCGGCCGTGTGCGCGGCGCTCTGGGTGCTGGTGGGCAGCTCGCTGGTGCTtcgctgggccctgggggtgcaggAGGGCGGCTTCTGCTTCCGGAACCCCGCCCGGCAGAGCGCCGGCACCACGCTCTTCTCGCTGCTGGGCTTCTACCCGCCGCTGGCCGTGCTGGGCTTCTGCTCGCTGCAGGTGGTCGCCGCGCTGGCCGAGCGCCCGGCCTCCGGGCCGCACCAGGCGCAAGCCACCCGGAGGGCCACCCGCATGGTCTGGGCGAACCTGGCCGTGTTCGTGCTCTGCTTCCTGCCCTTCCACGTGGTGCTGACCGTCTACGCGGCCGCCGGCCGGCCCACGCCCGCCCTCTGCTACGCCCTGTACGTCACGGGCAAGCTCTCGGATGCCAACTGCTGTCTGGACGCCATCGGCTACTACTTCGTGGCCAAGGAGTTCCAGGAGGCTACTTTGTTGGCCTCGGTGCCCGTTGCCAAGGCCCACAGGACCCAGGACTCTCTCAGCGTCACCCTCGCCTAG
- the LOC140616337 gene encoding putative aquaporin-12B, which produces MAGLNVSLSFFFATFALCQVARRASKALLPAGAYASFAREAVGAAQLGACCLELRMLAELGPWAGGFGRDVLLTLVFLLFLAHGATCDGAWANPTVSLQELLLAEASLPGALLQLAAQGLGVQVACALTRLCWAWELSDLHLLQSLMDAHCSSALRTSVPHGALVEAACAFAFHLTLLRFRNSLPVYRVPAVALLVTVMAYAAGPLTSAFFNPTLATWVTFRCSGHTVLEYAQVYWLGPLAGMVLAVLLYHGRLPRLFRRNLLYSQRSKYRTPRRKPAPGPGATQTPAEGRSSREPGAEGAQTRTPLSPKTSCQ; this is translated from the exons ATGGCCGGCCTGAACGTGTCCCTGTCCTTCTTCTTCGCCACCTTCGCCCTGTGCCAGGTGGCCCGGAGGGCGTCCAAGGCCCTGCTCCCCGCGGGCGCCTACGCCAGCTTCGCGCGGGAGGCGGTGGGCGCGGCCCAGCTGGGGGCCTGCTGCCTGGAGCTGCGGATGCTGGCGGAGCTGGGCCCCTGGGCGGGGGGCTTCGGCCGCGACGTGCTGCTGACCCtcgtcttcctcctcttcctggcccACGGGGCGACCTGCGACGGGGCCTGGGCCAACCCCACCGTGTCTCTGCAGGAGCTCCTCCTGGCCGAGGCCTCTCTGCCCGGCGCGCTGCTGCAGCTGGCGGCCCAGGGGCTGGGCGTGCAGGTGGCCTGCGCCCTCACGCGGCTCTGCTGGGCCTGGGAGCTCAGTGACCTGCACCTGCTCCAGAGCCTCATGGACGCCCACTGCAGCTCCGCCCTGCGCACCTCCGTGCCCCACGGCGCGCTGGTGGAAGCTGCCTGCGCCTTCGCCTTCCACCTGACCCTCCTCCGCTTCCGGAACAGTCTTCCTGTCTACAGGGTGCCCGCCGTGGCCCTGCTGGTCACTGTCATGGCCTACGCAG CTGGGCCTCTCACGTCCGCCTTCTTCAACCCCACACTGGCCACCTGGGTCACCTTCCGCTGCTCGGGCCACACGGTGCTGGAGTACGCGCAGGTGTACTGGCTGGGGCCTCTCGCAG GCATGGTGCTGGCTGTCCTGCTGTACCACGGCCGCCTTCCTCGCCTCTTCCGGAGGAACCTGCTGTACAGCCAGAGGAGCAAGTACCGAACCCCGAGAAGGAAGCCGGCCCCGGGGCCgggagccacccagacgcctGCAGAGGGGCGCAGCAGCCGGGAGCCCGGAGCCGAGGGGGCCCAGACCCGCACCCCGCTCTCCCCCAAAACCAGTTGTCAATAA